One window from the genome of Chroococcidiopsis sp. TS-821 encodes:
- a CDS encoding adenine phosphoribosyltransferase, whose amino-acid sequence MDLKSLIREIPDFPKPGILFRDITTLLRDANGLRYTIDSLTDKFQAANLTADYVVGMESRGFIIGAPLAYKLGAGFIPVRKPGKLPSSVHAVDYQLEYGMDRLEVHQDALQPGSPVLIVDDLLATGGTASATAKLVQQIGCKLVGFGFIIELRDLQGRKQLPDGVPVISLVEY is encoded by the coding sequence ATGGATCTCAAGTCCTTAATTCGTGAAATTCCCGATTTTCCTAAACCTGGAATTTTATTTCGAGACATCACGACACTTTTACGCGATGCAAATGGTTTACGCTATACAATTGATTCTCTAACTGATAAGTTTCAGGCGGCAAATTTGACAGCAGATTATGTTGTTGGGATGGAATCGCGGGGCTTTATTATTGGCGCGCCTTTGGCTTATAAATTAGGAGCTGGCTTTATTCCAGTCCGCAAACCAGGAAAATTACCGTCGTCGGTTCATGCAGTTGACTATCAACTTGAGTATGGCATGGATCGGTTGGAGGTACATCAAGACGCGTTGCAGCCAGGTAGCCCAGTATTAATCGTTGACGATCTGCTGGCGACAGGGGGAACCGCCAGCGCCACCGCCAAATTAGTTCAGCAAATCGGCTGCAAGTTAGTTGGCTTTGGGTTTATTATCGAGCTACGGGATTTACAAGGGCGAAAACAGTTGCCAGATGGCGTACCTGTAATCTCGTTAGTTGAATATTGA
- a CDS encoding DUF3038 domain-containing protein, with translation MNASVSVVPIDAAAVQSNPLILDYLPYPPIEEKGCPRRTCLQIDLILLAIEALEIGGSEALLDVARELELQDIIKNRVNLWRLRSTNPLRRAHTRRLLSIVEAKALVVIACYIARRLTVLLRQLLLAYQQMSDKQIPLEQNLRLANYLARFRAHFRSRMNPRRSGVLAYNSDDKLNELALNLLGQLLFCTGTAGTQRLWMSLFDGEVE, from the coding sequence ATGAATGCTTCTGTAAGTGTAGTACCAATAGACGCGGCTGCTGTCCAGTCCAATCCATTGATTTTAGATTATTTACCTTATCCACCTATTGAAGAAAAAGGGTGTCCCCGTCGCACCTGTTTGCAAATCGACTTGATTTTACTGGCAATCGAAGCTTTAGAAATAGGTGGTTCTGAAGCTCTTCTGGATGTAGCGCGAGAACTAGAACTTCAAGACATTATCAAAAATCGGGTGAATTTATGGCGGCTGCGCAGCACAAATCCTTTACGCAGAGCGCATACGCGCCGATTATTAAGTATTGTTGAGGCAAAAGCACTCGTCGTCATCGCGTGTTATATAGCAAGACGCTTAACGGTTTTGTTACGGCAATTGCTGTTAGCTTATCAACAGATGAGCGACAAGCAAATTCCTTTAGAGCAGAACTTACGTTTGGCAAATTATTTAGCTCGCTTCCGCGCGCATTTCCGTAGCCGCATGAACCCGCGACGTTCAGGTGTCTTGGCTTATAATTCTGACGACAAGTTAAATGAACTCGCACTGAACTTATTAGGACAACTGCTATTTTGTACGGGAACTGCTGGAACGCAAAGGTTGTGGATGAGCCTGTTTGACGGGGAAGTAGAATGA
- a CDS encoding transglycosylase domain-containing protein, whose amino-acid sequence MNQPQPPRKPQTVLGQVTQAVKTIQAKVDFSKLALKPNARVPELWLQDAGADKAEVYPLLGDRYLLGRSSRSCDIVVRNPVVSQIHLSITRHPKRRSPFVIKDENSTNGIYRGRRRISSLALRHGDILTLGPPELAAAVRLQYVDPPPWYVRVINWCAYGIGGVTLLLAIGIGIEWTKFSVVPLPGATQAPVVVYARDGETPLRPPRTTSHVDLPSLSDFSPYLPDAVIASEDSRFNWHFGVDPIGILRAIVVNVRDREFQQGASTVTQQVARSLFRDYVGPEDSLGRKLREAIVALKLETFYSKDFLLRTYLNRIYLGGDTLGFEDAARYYFDKSAKDLTLTEAATLVGILPAPNSFNFCGDAQSHQTIINYRNRVLSRMLAQGRISAEEANRARRSPVDVSRRVCEEQANTIAPYFYSYVFQELRQILGEQLAREGNFIIETQLDPKIQAQAEAALRNAVSNSGGTYRFSQGAIVTLDANTGAVLALVGGTDYKTSQFNRATQAQRQPGSTFKLFAYAAAVEQGISPYKAYSCAPVFWRGQRYRGCERSSGSIDMYTGLALSENAVALRIAQDVGLERVVRMARRLGVESPLNPVPGLVLGQSETNVLEMTGAFAAVANGGVWNRPHLISRILDSSDCSDRQNLKTCREIYSFAQSNDANIQAIPPSVADTMTSMLQSVVQRGTGRSAAIGLGVAGKTGTTDNNRDLWFIGYIPSRQLVTGVWLGNDNSSPTAGSSAIAAQLWGNYMRQVVQ is encoded by the coding sequence ATGAATCAACCGCAACCACCGCGTAAACCGCAAACCGTTTTAGGACAGGTCACACAAGCAGTAAAAACAATTCAAGCTAAAGTAGATTTCTCGAAACTAGCACTCAAGCCAAATGCTAGAGTTCCTGAGCTTTGGTTACAAGATGCAGGAGCAGATAAAGCCGAAGTCTATCCGTTACTTGGCGATCGCTATCTTCTCGGTCGCAGTTCGCGCTCTTGCGATATTGTCGTGCGCAATCCTGTTGTCAGCCAAATTCACCTATCGATTACACGCCATCCAAAGCGGCGATCGCCGTTTGTCATCAAAGACGAAAACTCAACGAATGGGATTTATCGTGGCAGAAGACGTATTTCATCACTAGCACTGCGTCACGGAGATATTCTGACACTTGGTCCACCAGAACTTGCGGCTGCTGTGCGACTACAATATGTCGATCCGCCACCTTGGTACGTTCGGGTAATTAATTGGTGCGCGTACGGTATTGGTGGCGTGACGCTGCTTTTAGCAATAGGAATAGGAATTGAATGGACGAAGTTTTCTGTTGTTCCTTTACCAGGGGCGACACAAGCGCCTGTTGTCGTTTATGCGCGTGATGGAGAAACGCCCTTACGCCCACCGCGAACGACTTCTCACGTCGATCTCCCAAGCTTATCAGACTTTTCTCCGTACCTACCCGATGCAGTTATTGCTTCCGAAGATAGTCGCTTTAATTGGCATTTTGGTGTCGATCCGATTGGGATTTTGCGAGCCATTGTTGTGAATGTACGCGATCGCGAGTTTCAACAAGGTGCAAGTACGGTAACGCAGCAAGTCGCGCGGAGCTTATTTCGCGATTATGTAGGACCCGAAGATTCTTTAGGGCGGAAGTTGCGCGAGGCGATCGTCGCGCTGAAACTAGAAACGTTCTATAGCAAGGACTTTCTCCTACGAACTTACCTAAACCGAATCTACTTGGGTGGAGACACTTTAGGTTTTGAGGATGCTGCGCGATATTACTTTGACAAGTCGGCGAAAGATTTAACGCTAACCGAAGCCGCAACTTTGGTTGGAATTTTGCCTGCTCCAAACAGTTTCAACTTTTGTGGTGACGCACAAAGTCATCAAACTATCATCAATTACCGCAATCGCGTGCTATCTCGGATGCTCGCGCAGGGTAGAATCAGCGCGGAAGAGGCAAATCGCGCGCGGCGATCGCCGGTGGATGTTAGCCGTCGCGTGTGTGAAGAACAAGCCAACACAATTGCGCCCTACTTTTACAGTTATGTCTTTCAGGAACTGAGGCAAATTTTGGGAGAACAACTCGCGCGCGAAGGTAACTTTATTATTGAAACGCAGTTAGACCCTAAAATTCAAGCCCAGGCAGAAGCCGCACTGCGCAACGCGGTAAGTAACAGTGGCGGAACGTATCGCTTTTCACAAGGTGCAATTGTTACGCTTGATGCTAATACAGGTGCTGTATTAGCCCTTGTTGGCGGAACTGATTACAAAACAAGTCAATTTAACCGCGCTACGCAAGCACAGCGACAACCAGGGTCAACCTTTAAGCTATTTGCGTATGCTGCTGCTGTCGAGCAGGGAATTTCCCCCTACAAAGCTTATTCGTGCGCGCCTGTTTTTTGGAGAGGTCAAAGGTATCGTGGTTGCGAACGCTCAAGTGGCAGTATCGATATGTACACTGGGTTAGCGCTATCAGAAAACGCGGTAGCTTTACGTATAGCGCAGGATGTGGGATTAGAGCGGGTAGTACGGATGGCAAGACGGCTTGGTGTAGAATCGCCGTTGAATCCTGTACCTGGTTTGGTATTAGGGCAAAGCGAAACTAACGTGCTCGAAATGACAGGTGCATTTGCTGCTGTTGCTAATGGTGGTGTGTGGAATCGCCCGCACTTGATTAGTCGAATTTTAGATAGCAGCGATTGCAGCGATCGCCAAAATTTAAAAACTTGTCGGGAAATTTATTCTTTTGCGCAGAGTAATGATGCCAACATTCAGGCAATCCCGCCTAGTGTAGCTGACACAATGACTTCAATGTTACAGAGTGTCGTCCAGCGCGGTACAGGAAGAAGCGCTGCAATAGGATTAGGTGTTGCTGGAAAAACTGGTACAACCGATAATAATCGCGATTTGTGGTTTATTGGTTATATTCCCTCTCGGCAACTGGTGACCGGCGTTTGGCTTGGCAACGACAATAGTTCCCCCACAGCAGGTAGCAGCGCGATCGCAGCGCAATTATGGGGTAACTATATGCGTCAAGTTGTCCAGTAA
- the lspA gene encoding signal peptidase II: MRVKNRLFWIVAVISLVIDQLTKFWVVQNFYLSETQPLIEGVFHLTYVTNTGAAFSLLSGRVEWLRWLSLAVSLGLMALAWFGGVMRTFEQLGYGFILGGALGNGIDRFVAGSVVDFLDFRLIQFPIFNFADVFINIGIVCLLIATFAQPKDTPRRSR; this comes from the coding sequence ATGCGTGTAAAAAATCGTCTTTTCTGGATTGTTGCCGTTATCAGTTTAGTTATCGATCAGTTAACTAAATTTTGGGTAGTGCAAAATTTTTATTTATCAGAAACGCAACCCCTTATCGAGGGAGTATTCCATCTTACTTACGTCACTAATACTGGCGCAGCTTTTAGTTTATTGAGTGGTAGAGTTGAGTGGTTGCGCTGGCTGTCTTTGGCTGTGAGTTTGGGGTTAATGGCACTAGCCTGGTTTGGAGGAGTCATGCGGACTTTTGAACAATTAGGCTATGGATTCATTTTAGGTGGTGCGCTAGGGAATGGAATCGATCGCTTTGTTGCAGGAAGCGTTGTTGACTTTTTAGATTTTCGCCTGATTCAGTTTCCCATCTTTAATTTTGCCGATGTATTTATTAACATTGGCATTGTCTGCTTACTCATTGCTACATTTGCACAGCCAAAAGATACTCCTCGTAGATCTCGATGA
- a CDS encoding DUF4335 domain-containing protein produces MKTIQRKYSLPNCTLFLEGLSEPTNEQSPNVRPVLSILVNAECHLAGAKPLTGGREFFESLVTAVSGYAQEFLSKVPHPEAHRHESGLVELQQIAPNRHRLIVHSNASNPGAEATPTPIAIDLTTVQLFDLVEAVDQFFADSQTLPAMSLQLAPISKRHAGHAPQLTKQAVPAAVGVSSLALAAIAFFFVPIPEVRRPEEPQPQSRSSRSHFVTAITDTEQIAWLQQKLYNRINRVWTTRTVNHDLIYRVSTTANGAIVGYRSTNAIANDAIAQTPLPNLLVYPATTPGTPPEALAQFRVVFGRNGVLQVTPWQS; encoded by the coding sequence ATGAAGACAATTCAACGTAAGTACAGCTTGCCTAATTGCACTCTCTTTTTAGAGGGTTTAAGCGAACCCACAAACGAGCAGTCTCCAAATGTCAGACCCGTACTTTCGATACTGGTAAATGCAGAGTGTCACTTAGCAGGGGCTAAACCGTTAACGGGCGGACGAGAATTTTTTGAGAGCTTAGTCACGGCGGTAAGCGGTTATGCACAAGAATTTTTGAGCAAAGTTCCTCATCCTGAGGCGCATCGTCACGAGTCAGGTTTAGTGGAATTGCAGCAAATTGCTCCCAATCGTCATCGATTAATTGTCCATTCCAACGCCTCAAATCCTGGTGCAGAAGCAACGCCTACTCCTATAGCAATTGATTTAACGACAGTACAATTGTTTGATTTGGTAGAAGCCGTCGATCAATTCTTTGCCGATAGCCAAACGTTACCTGCGATGTCGTTACAGCTAGCGCCTATATCTAAACGCCACGCAGGACACGCGCCCCAGTTAACAAAACAAGCTGTACCAGCCGCAGTCGGAGTGTCAAGTTTAGCGCTAGCTGCGATCGCCTTCTTTTTCGTTCCGATTCCCGAAGTTCGCCGTCCCGAAGAACCACAACCACAATCGCGTTCGAGTCGCAGTCATTTTGTTACAGCAATTACTGACACCGAACAAATCGCCTGGTTGCAACAAAAACTTTACAATCGCATCAACCGCGTTTGGACAACTCGCACAGTTAATCATGATTTAATCTACCGCGTGAGTACCACAGCCAATGGCGCAATTGTGGGATACCGCTCGACGAATGCGATCGCCAATGACGCGATCGCGCAAACTCCGTTACCCAATTTACTGGTTTATCCCGCTACAACTCCAGGAACCCCACCAGAAGCTCTCGCGCAGTTTCGCGTAGTTTTCGGTCGTAACGGGGTGTTGCAGGTGACTCCTTGGCAAAGCTAG
- a CDS encoding biotin transporter BioY, with the protein MVAVPRQILWSLVGLLLTISGTFIEAHFTSAPWSWNHYGIQTTPLGVTYQIGAVLLVGCLGGKTAGALSQIAYIVLGLTWLPVFYQGGGISYLNQPNFGYILGFIPGAWVCGFLAFKTSNKLESLAFSCLCGLLAIHLTGVGYLILNYIIGAGFAQLTLLEAVLRYSVYSLPGHLIITCAVAVLSYCLRLVMLY; encoded by the coding sequence ATAGTGGCTGTTCCCCGTCAAATACTATGGTCTTTAGTTGGTTTACTCTTGACGATTAGTGGCACTTTTATCGAAGCGCATTTTACTAGCGCCCCTTGGAGTTGGAACCACTACGGCATTCAGACGACTCCTTTAGGAGTAACGTATCAAATTGGAGCAGTGCTGCTTGTCGGTTGTTTAGGAGGCAAAACAGCTGGCGCACTTTCTCAAATTGCTTATATCGTGCTTGGCTTAACCTGGCTACCTGTATTTTATCAAGGTGGTGGCATCAGCTATCTCAACCAGCCTAACTTCGGTTACATACTGGGTTTTATTCCAGGAGCCTGGGTATGTGGTTTTCTTGCCTTTAAAACTTCCAACAAACTAGAGTCACTTGCTTTCAGTTGCTTGTGTGGTTTACTAGCGATTCATTTAACTGGAGTAGGCTATCTCATTTTGAACTATATTATTGGTGCGGGGTTTGCACAATTAACGCTTTTAGAAGCAGTATTGAGATATTCTGTTTATTCACTACCAGGGCATCTCATCATTACTTGTGCAGTAGCAGTTTTATCTTACTGTTTGCGGCTCGTTATGTTGTATTAG